A region of the Fodinicurvata sediminis DSM 21159 genome:
CGGACCATTCCGGCACTGTCCGGTAAAAGGCCGCCGGAAATCTTGCCCGCGACCAGATCACGATCGAGGAAGGCGCGCACAAGCGCACCGGCGCGCAGGAACACGGGGCTTTGGCCCGAGCTTTCCAGAAGACGTTCCATGCTCTGCGGGTCGAAACCGTTCAAAAGCTCCAGATCATAATCCGCATCCTGGTCCTGCCGCTTGCTGAGCTCTACCGCCACCCGGTCGATCAGGCGCTCCGCGCGACCGTTCAACTGGGTGCTATCGCGCAGGAAGAGTTCCTCGGCCGGTATCTCCAGGCGCAATTCACCCAGCGCGGGATCCACTTCCATCGATGATGTCGGCAGGTACGATCGGAACAGGCGGCTCAACTCGCTCAAGGCCGGGGCGCCACCCTGCTGGACACCATCGGCACCGGGCAGAGGATCAACGGAACGATTGACCTCGACTCGCCCCTCGAACGTCTTGTTGACGCTATCGACGACCTTCTTGACCTTTTCGTTCTCGAATTGCGCCAGGACAGTCAGCAGGATGAAAAAGGCCAGAAGCAGCAACTTCAGGCTCAACAGGGCCATCAGGCTGCTGGTACTGGATCCGCCCTGTCGCTGAATGCCTGGCGCCGTCTGCATGGCGTGGCTCAGTCGAAACTGGCGAGCAACGCGTCGATGTCGTCCTGGCTGATCGCATCCTCCGAGGATTGCGGACCGTTCATCAGTTCGGCATCCCCCGGACCCGAAGTCTTGCTCGCCTTTTCTTCGCGTGCGGTTCGTTCACCCGGCTCACCGAAGGTTTCCAGCAAAGCGTGAACCTTTTCCTCGATATGGGTCAGGCAGTGAACAACCTTGGTGATCCGCTGGCCGGTAATGTCCTGGAAGCCGCAGGCTTCGTAAACCTGGGTAACGGAATCGGTCAGGCGCTGCGCCACCTCCGGGGGAAGGTTCTCGGCTTCCTGTTCGATGGCCTCCACCGATTCCATGATCGTGTTGGTGGCCTGTTCCGTGGCGCCGACAATGGCCTCCAGTTCTTCACCGGCGGCCGGAATATGCTCATCGGTGATCTCGTCGGGACGCAGAGAGGCGATTTCCTGACGGGCAGAATGAATGTAGCGCGAAAGGGCCTCGATCTCGCCGTAGACCTTCAGGTTGACACTGGACAGGTCCCCCTGGGCGGTATTGATGATCCCTTCGACGATGTTCACCAGGTCGTCGGGATCAATGTCCTTGTAACGGCTGACCAGCGCTTCAAGGCGCTGCGCGTGTCCGTTGGTTTCGGCTTCGCTCGTCATGCTTCATGACCTTCAGAAAGCGCCCAGAACAGCCTGCAGCTTGTTCTTCAGCGTGGCGGCATTGAACGGCTTGACGATATAGTTGGTGACACCGGCCTGTTTGGCGGCGACCACGTTCTCACTCTTGCTTTCCGCCGTGATCATGACGAAAGGCAGGTCTTTGAGCTTGGTATCGGCCCGAACTTCCTTGAGCAGCTGCAGGCCGCTCATGGGCTCCATGTTCCAGTCCGAAATGACAAGCTGATAGGGCTTGTCGCGCAGTTTCTGAAGGGCCTGGGCGCCGTCCGTCGCCTCGTCAACATTGTTGAAGCCAAGCTGCTTCAGCAGGTTGCGAATGATCCTGAGCATCGTCTTGTAATCGTCAACGATGAGGATCTGCATATCCATGTCCACACCTGCCATCTCTCGTACTCCGTCTTGTTCTCGCGTGTTCTGACTTTTGGCCTGGGCAGCACTATGCGCCTGAACTCAAACTAGCTCCGGCTTCTTAACGTTGGGTAAAGCCGGGAAAATTTCGTGAAAGCGGTCTGATTATTCGCCGATGACCGGTATTTCCTGGCGTTCGGCCATGCGCACGGTGATCTGCTGGGCGCGGTCGGGGCGCATCTCGGCCAGGATGGGCGCGGTAATGCGTTCCTTCATGCGGGTCACCACGGACAGCAGGACCTCCATGTCCAATTGCTCGAAGATTCGCGCCGCATCCTTGGGTTTCATCTTCTCGTAAATGGCAACCAGGTTATCCAGCTTGTTCTGCTCTTCATCGTCATACTGACCCAGAAGCGCTTCCACCTTGCCTTGCATCTCCTCCAGTCGGGCAATCTTCTCCTCGACACGGGTTTCCGCAGCCTTCAGCAGGGCTTCCTGCTCCTCCAGGGTCTTCTCACGCTGTTCCAGTTCCTGACGGCGACTGGCAAGCGACTGCAGCAGCTCGATCTCGGTTTCCGTCATTGAAAAGGGATCGACCTCTGTCAGGTCCTTGGCTGTTCCGGAAGCCTGCTCGTCACCGGTGACATTGACATCAGCTGCATCGGCCAGCAGGTCGTCCGCGGCGCCCTCACCCTCCGTTTCCTGCTGGGTGTCGGCTGCCTGATCGGTATCATCGCCGGCCTCTGCGGCGGGAGCTTCCTCTTCCTGTGCGGCAACCTCCACACCCTGCCAGACATCGAACACCCGGAACCCCAGAGTCAGGGAAGCCAGAAAAATCACCAGCGGCAGCAACCGCAGTCGCGGTGTACGCTTCAACTGGACGCCGCTGTCGTTCTGTTGTGTCGTCATCGTATGCCATCCAGTGTCTTGAGCAGGTCGCGTGCCTCGGGAGAAACGGAGTCCGACGCCTTGCGTGTCTGCTCTTGCCCCTGCCCCTGTCTTTGCGAGATGCCACCCGATTCCTTGCGGTCCTTCGGCGCCGCCTTGCGGCCAGAAGGCGGCGTTTCATCAGAAGTCTTGGGTGAAGCGGCCAGCCCCTTCGAGACGGAATTTTCCAGACGATCGGCAACCGAGGTTCCCTTCTCCACCAGGAAGACCAGATCGTCGGCCAGGCTGCGGGCCTCTGAAACCCGGCCCTCGACGGCACTGACCTGCTTCTCCAGGTCGCTGCCCAGGGTCTGCGAGCGCGATTGCAGGCTGGCAATGCCCTTCTCGGCGTCCTGGGTGGCCTGGGCAAATTCACCTACCATTCCCTGCATCTCCTCGCGAAGATTGCGAAACTGGTTCAATTTCCGATTCAGCACAACAGCATAACCAATTGTAACCAGGAGAAGAATGGCCAGAAGGCCGTCGATCATCAGTTCCATTGCCATCACTCCATCTCCCCTGGGCCGCGGATCAGCTTGTCCGATATCCGTGCGGCGATATAGCCGTTGCGGCGCCCCATCTGTCCCTTGAACATGTCCACGTCTCCACAACGCAGGGTGACCTTGGAATTGGGCGTCTTGTTGAGTGGAATCTGGTCGCCGACCTTCAGGTTCAGGATGTCGTTGAGCGGCATTTCCATCTGCTCCAGCACGGCATCGATCGACACCTCGGTATGCCAGAGCTCGCTGCTCAGGTGGGTTTCCCAGATGGAATCCCGACCGAACTTCTCACCCATGAACATCTGCAACAGCAACTCACGGACCGGCTCCAGCGTGGCGTAGGGCAACACAAGCTCGACGCGGCCGCCGCGATCCTCCATGTCGATGCGAAGGCGCGTATTGATCGCGGCATTGGCGTTGCGTGCGATGGCAGCAAAGCGTGGATTGGTCTCCAGCCGCTCGAAGCGGAATGTCACCGGAGACAAGGGGTCGAAGGCCGCCGACAGGTCCATCAAGATCACGTTCATCAGACGCGTGATCAGGTTGCGCTCGATAGTCGTGTAGGGGCGCCCCTCGATCCGCATGGCCGCGGTTCCGCGACGGCCGCCCAGCAGGACGTCCACGATGGAGTAGATCAGGTTGCTGTCGACGATCATGAGACCATAGTTGTCCCATTCCTCCGCCTTGAAGACGGCCAGCATCGCCGGCAGGGGAATGGAGTTCAGGTAGTCCCCGAAACGCTGCGAAGAGATGTTGTCCAGGCTGACCTCGACATTGTCCGAGGTGAAGTTGCGCAGCGAGGTCGACATCATGCGCACCAGGCGGTCGAAGACCACCTCCAACATGGGAAGACGCTCGTAGGACACGCGCGTGGAATTGACGATGGCATTGATGCCTTCGTTGTCGCCTCCGGCACCGTCTTCGTCGAAGCCCAGCAGGCTGTCGATTTCGCTCTGGTCCAACACCCGCTCCGAAGAGCCCCCCATGCCGTCGGGGTCATCCGCATCGTCCGAGTCCGCCATGGCCTCCCATTCGGCCATCAGGGCATCATAGTCCTCGTCGGTCTCGGCATCTGGGGCCTCGACGCCTTGCGTTTTTGGAGCGGGCGCCTCCGGGTCGGGCGTCTCTGGGTTGTCCGTCATGTCGCTCATTGGACTTCCACTGCTTGCGGCTCGTTACTGGACCAGAATCTGGCGGAAGAGAACGTCCGTGATTTCAGGCTCTTCCACCGTGGTGTTGGCACGCATCAAGAGTTCCTCGCGCAAACGCTGCATGCCAACGGAGCCCTCCAGGTCATCAACCCGCAGTTCCCTCAGGTAAACCTGGAAGCTGTCGATGATCCGAGGTTGAACTTTCTCAAGTTCCGCCAAGCCCGCCGGATTCTTCAGTTCCAGGGATATGGAAAGTTTCAGGTAGCTGGAGCCGTTACCACTGGAATTGAGGTTCACCAGCATGTCGGGCAGTTCGTAGAAAACCTCGACTTCTTCCGTCTTCACACCTTCCTTCTCGCCTGCTTCGACGGACACCAACAGCTTGTCCAGCATGCCGGTGAAATACATCGCTGCGCCGCCACCGCCCAGGATCAACAGGGGCAGGATGATGAAAAGAACGAGCTTTTTCCCGCTCAGTCCGGATTTCCGGGGCAGGACCTCGACTTCCTGATCTCCATCGTCCGTATTTGCTACTGCATCGGCCATTCTGGTCGCTTTCCAACTTCATACTTCGTGCAAGGACCCGCACAAGCTAACGGACGATGGTTAACAAGTCGTTTCTGCCCACTCAGGAAGTTGCACCAGCAGCGATGGGTTCGGCAGCTTTTGCCCCACGCAGCGCAATGATTGCCGTAATCTTCTCCCTCAGCACAGCAGAAACTTTAATAGGCCATTGAAATTAATATATTTATAAAGTTGGCACGCTTCCTGCTTTCTGTTCTGTCGCAAGAAGCTCGCAAAAGAGCTCGGCACTTGAAAAGGACAGACGAACCATGGAAAGCCCAAGTTACATAGCACTGTCACGCATGACCGCCCTCAGGCGGGAAATGGATGTCGTGACCAACAACCTCGCAAACATGAACACGCCCGGATTCCAGCGGGAATCGATGATGTTCCAGGAATACCTGGCCGACACGAAGGACATGAACGCGGGTATCCTGCGCAAGATCAGCATGGTCCAGGACCTGGCCTCCGTACGCGACTTGAGCGAAGGGCCGATGGTCAACACGGACAATCCGCTGGACATTGCGATCTCCGGCAACGGTTACTTCACGGTCGAGACCGAAGAGGGTCCGCGCTATACCCGCAAGGGGAACTTCACCCTGGACAACAACGGCCAGATCGTCACCGCGGCAGGCGACCCCCTGATGGGCGCCGACGGAGCCCCGATCGTCCTGCCACCCGAAGCCTCGGACATCGTCATTAACAAGGATGGCACCATCGCCGTGCGCGATCCGGCCGATCCCATGGCTGAAAACCCCATTGGCCAGGTCGGTGTCGTGCAGTTCGAGGAGGAATACGAACTGAAGCGTGAAGCGGACGGCCTGCTGAATGCGGAAGATCAGGACCCGGTCGAGGCCGAGGGTGTCGCCGTTCTCCAGGGCATGCTGGAGGGTTCGAACGTGCAGGGCGTGGTCGAGATGACCCGCATGATCGAAACCCAGAGAAGCTATCAATCCGTCAAGAACATGATGGACAAGGAGGACGAACGCCAGCGCCAGGCGATCCAGATCCTCGGCTCCTTCGGAGGCCAGGCATGACCCTCGGCAAGATTGTCCTCCCAACCATGATTGTCATGTGCGCCAGGGATGACCTGCGCACCACCGGAAAGGATTTCTGACCATGCGCTCCCTCAGCATCGGCGCAACCGGCATGCTTGCGCAGCAGACGAATGTCGACGTCATCTCCAACAACATCGCCAACATGAACACCACCGGCTTCAAGCGGGGCCGTGCCGAGTTCAACGACCTGCTTTACCAGGACCTGCGCCGCGTGGGTTCGGCCTCGTCCGACACCGGAACGATCGTGCCCTCGGGCGTGCAGATCGGCCTGGGTGTCCGCACGGCAGCCGTCTATCGCATCCACGAGCAAGGCAACCTGGAAATCACGGACAACAGCCTGGACCTGGCCGTGGACGGCCGCGGCTATTTCCAGGTGCAACAGCCAAACGGCGAAACGGCCTACACCCGGGCCGGCTCCTTCCAGCTCAGTCCCGACGGCGATATCGTCACGCCGGACGGTTTCATGGTGGAGCCGGGAATCAACATTCCTGCGGAATCCACGGCCATATCCATCAACGAGAATGGCGAGGTCTGGGTCAAGCTGGACGGCCAGGTCGCACCCCAGCAGGCCGGACAGCTTGAACTGGCTGTCTTCCCTAATGACGCGGGCCTGGAAGCCATGGGCCAGAATCTCTTCGTGGAAACGCCGGCCTCAGGAGCCCCCCAGGTGGCCCCACCAGGCGAAGAGGGCTTCGGCACCATGGTGCAGGGCGCTCTTGAAACCTCCAATGTCGACGCCGTGCAGGAGATCACGAACCTGATCACCGCCCAGCGCGCCTACGAGATGAATTCCAAGAGCATTCAGGCATCCGACGAGATGCTGCGCAGCGTCACCCAGCTGCGCTAGGATGAGAGGATAGCATCATGAAGAACAGCTTTATGAAGGCCCTGCTGACGGCCGGCGTCCTGTCCGCCGCCAGCCTCGCCCCTGCCCTGACCAGCCCGGCGCTGGCCGAAGCGGACAACTCGGTCGAGCAGTTCATTTCCCTCAACCGTTCCATCGTGGTCGAGGAAGAATTCGTCCGCCTGGGCGATATCTTCAGCGGCCTGGAGGATCAGGCTGATACACCCATCGGCCGTGCTCCCAAGGCGGGAACCACCGTCCAGCTCGAGGCCCGCTGGCTCGCCACACTGGCTCGCAACTACGGCGTGGACTGGTCGCCCAGTTCCCGACTGGAATACGCCGAAGTCAAGCGTGACAGCATCCGTCTGGAGCGCAGCGAACTGCTGGACATGGTCAAGATGGCCTTCCAGACGCGCGGAGAGCAGGCGGACCTGGAAATCTCACTTGAAGAACCTCAGGACAGTCTGCACATCCCCCGGGTGGCCGATGCGAAGGCTGGCATTGTCGGGCTGGAGCGCAACGCGGACAGTAACCGCTTCAGGGCCCGTCTGGTCTATCCGGACAACGGCTCGCCTCTCGTACGCATGGAGTTGAGTGGACGCGCCTACGAAATGGTCGAGGTTCCGGTGGTCAACAAGCGGGTGAACCGCAGCGACATCATAACCGAAAGCGATATCGCTTGGGAATCCCAGCGTCTCGACCGTCTGCACGCCGACACCGTGACCGATGCCGAACGCATGTTCGGCAAGAGTCCGCGCCGGACCCTGCGCGCTGGCTCAAGTCTGCGGGGCAACGATCTGGTTGAGCCGATCCTGGTAACCAAGAACAGCGGTGTCACCATTCGATACCGCAACGCCAACATGCACCTGACCGTCTCGGGTCGCGCACTGGAGGAAGGTACCGATGGCGCCGTCATCCGCGTGATGAACACCAAGTCGAACCAGGTCATCGAGGCCGTCGTCGAGGACACGGGCCTGGTGTCCGTTGGCGGCCACAACACGGCCATGCTGAACTGAGCGGCCGGAAGGACAGAAATCATGACAGAGATCAGGAACACCCACTTCACCCGCCTCGCCGGCAAGCTGGCGCTTGCAGCTCTTCTGGGTCTGGCCCTGGCCGGCTGCAATGCAGGCGAACGCCTGTCCCGTATCGGCAAGGCTCCGGACATGAGCGAACTGGACCTGCCCGTGGATCCCAAGGCGACCCAGCAGGCTGCTCTTTCGGATCCGCGGGCCCAGGATGTAGGTCAGCCGCAGAATGCCAACTCGCTGTGGAAGAGCGGCAGCCGCACCTTCTTCGAGGACCAGCGGGCCAGCGAGCGGGGTGATATCGTCACCGTCGTCATCCAGATGAACGACTCGGCCGAGATGAACAACACCACGAACCGCAGCCGCAACAGCGACGAGCAGTCCTCTCTGAATTCCTTCCTGGGATATGAGACCCGCCTGCGGAACGTGCTGCCCAATGCCGTGGATCCGGGCAACCTGGTCTCCGCCGGCAGCACCTCAGACGCCGGCGGCACCGGAAACATCGCCCGCGAGGAGGAAATTGACTTGCGCATCGCGGCCCTGGTCACCGAAGTCCTGCCCAACGGCAACCTGGTGATCGCGGGCCGGCAGGAAACACGGGTGAACTTCGAACTGCGCGAGTTGCAGATCGCCGGCATCATCCGTCCGGCCGACATCTCGAACCTGAACGAGATCAGTTAC
Encoded here:
- the flgH gene encoding flagellar basal body L-ring protein FlgH, which gives rise to MTEIRNTHFTRLAGKLALAALLGLALAGCNAGERLSRIGKAPDMSELDLPVDPKATQQAALSDPRAQDVGQPQNANSLWKSGSRTFFEDQRASERGDIVTVVIQMNDSAEMNNTTNRSRNSDEQSSLNSFLGYETRLRNVLPNAVDPGNLVSAGSTSDAGGTGNIAREEEIDLRIAALVTEVLPNGNLVIAGRQETRVNFELRELQIAGIIRPADISNLNEISYDKIAEARVSYGGRGELSDVQQPRYGQQVFDIIWPF
- the flgF gene encoding flagellar basal-body rod protein FlgF; this translates as MESPSYIALSRMTALRREMDVVTNNLANMNTPGFQRESMMFQEYLADTKDMNAGILRKISMVQDLASVRDLSEGPMVNTDNPLDIAISGNGYFTVETEEGPRYTRKGNFTLDNNGQIVTAAGDPLMGADGAPIVLPPEASDIVINKDGTIAVRDPADPMAENPIGQVGVVQFEEEYELKREADGLLNAEDQDPVEAEGVAVLQGMLEGSNVQGVVEMTRMIETQRSYQSVKNMMDKEDERQRQAIQILGSFGGQA
- the flgA gene encoding flagellar basal body P-ring formation chaperone FlgA; this translates as MKNSFMKALLTAGVLSAASLAPALTSPALAEADNSVEQFISLNRSIVVEEEFVRLGDIFSGLEDQADTPIGRAPKAGTTVQLEARWLATLARNYGVDWSPSSRLEYAEVKRDSIRLERSELLDMVKMAFQTRGEQADLEISLEEPQDSLHIPRVADAKAGIVGLERNADSNRFRARLVYPDNGSPLVRMELSGRAYEMVEVPVVNKRVNRSDIITESDIAWESQRLDRLHADTVTDAERMFGKSPRRTLRAGSSLRGNDLVEPILVTKNSGVTIRYRNANMHLTVSGRALEEGTDGAVIRVMNTKSNQVIEAVVEDTGLVSVGGHNTAMLN
- a CDS encoding protein phosphatase CheZ — protein: MTSEAETNGHAQRLEALVSRYKDIDPDDLVNIVEGIINTAQGDLSSVNLKVYGEIEALSRYIHSARQEIASLRPDEITDEHIPAAGEELEAIVGATEQATNTIMESVEAIEQEAENLPPEVAQRLTDSVTQVYEACGFQDITGQRITKVVHCLTHIEEKVHALLETFGEPGERTAREEKASKTSGPGDAELMNGPQSSEDAISQDDIDALLASFD
- a CDS encoding DUF6468 domain-containing protein, yielding MAMELMIDGLLAILLLVTIGYAVVLNRKLNQFRNLREEMQGMVGEFAQATQDAEKGIASLQSRSQTLGSDLEKQVSAVEGRVSEARSLADDLVFLVEKGTSVADRLENSVSKGLAASPKTSDETPPSGRKAAPKDRKESGGISQRQGQGQEQTRKASDSVSPEARDLLKTLDGIR
- a CDS encoding response regulator, which translates into the protein MAGVDMDMQILIVDDYKTMLRIIRNLLKQLGFNNVDEATDGAQALQKLRDKPYQLVISDWNMEPMSGLQLLKEVRADTKLKDLPFVMITAESKSENVVAAKQAGVTNYIVKPFNAATLKNKLQAVLGAF
- a CDS encoding flagellar basal body-associated FliL family protein, whose protein sequence is MADAVANTDDGDQEVEVLPRKSGLSGKKLVLFIILPLLILGGGGAAMYFTGMLDKLLVSVEAGEKEGVKTEEVEVFYELPDMLVNLNSSGNGSSYLKLSISLELKNPAGLAELEKVQPRIIDSFQVYLRELRVDDLEGSVGMQRLREELLMRANTTVEEPEITDVLFRQILVQ
- the fliM gene encoding flagellar motor switch protein FliM, with amino-acid sequence MAEWEAMADSDDADDPDGMGGSSERVLDQSEIDSLLGFDEDGAGGDNEGINAIVNSTRVSYERLPMLEVVFDRLVRMMSTSLRNFTSDNVEVSLDNISSQRFGDYLNSIPLPAMLAVFKAEEWDNYGLMIVDSNLIYSIVDVLLGGRRGTAAMRIEGRPYTTIERNLITRLMNVILMDLSAAFDPLSPVTFRFERLETNPRFAAIARNANAAINTRLRIDMEDRGGRVELVLPYATLEPVRELLLQMFMGEKFGRDSIWETHLSSELWHTEVSIDAVLEQMEMPLNDILNLKVGDQIPLNKTPNSKVTLRCGDVDMFKGQMGRRNGYIAARISDKLIRGPGEME
- the flgG gene encoding flagellar basal-body rod protein FlgG is translated as MRSLSIGATGMLAQQTNVDVISNNIANMNTTGFKRGRAEFNDLLYQDLRRVGSASSDTGTIVPSGVQIGLGVRTAAVYRIHEQGNLEITDNSLDLAVDGRGYFQVQQPNGETAYTRAGSFQLSPDGDIVTPDGFMVEPGINIPAESTAISINENGEVWVKLDGQVAPQQAGQLELAVFPNDAGLEAMGQNLFVETPASGAPQVAPPGEEGFGTMVQGALETSNVDAVQEITNLITAQRAYEMNSKSIQASDEMLRSVTQLR
- a CDS encoding MotE family protein — translated: MTTQQNDSGVQLKRTPRLRLLPLVIFLASLTLGFRVFDVWQGVEVAAQEEEAPAAEAGDDTDQAADTQQETEGEGAADDLLADAADVNVTGDEQASGTAKDLTEVDPFSMTETEIELLQSLASRRQELEQREKTLEEQEALLKAAETRVEEKIARLEEMQGKVEALLGQYDDEEQNKLDNLVAIYEKMKPKDAARIFEQLDMEVLLSVVTRMKERITAPILAEMRPDRAQQITVRMAERQEIPVIGE